A stretch of the Perca flavescens isolate YP-PL-M2 chromosome 3, PFLA_1.0, whole genome shotgun sequence genome encodes the following:
- the ube4a gene encoding ubiquitin conjugation factor E4 A: MTDQGNNNQNISCNPFAALFSSLADAKQFASGQKAEQSAEPPLEDSGESQSESENSVSDSVDDNDDSVAEISRSFRSRQELCEQLNVNHMIQRIFLITLDNSDPSMRGGNGIPPRCVYLEEMAADLDGQDWLDMDNIEQALFNRLLILEPGNHLIYMTSCSAVNLSADRDAGEKCAIPYLFACYQRAKEEVTKVPDKLLPFAVRCKNLTVSNTRTVLLTPEIYVSQNIYEQLLDLLLEGFSGAQPEEVVEFVEEAIAGLLSDQEVRTFEEVIVPVFDIFQGRVKDLDLCQPVLYSYLDVLLYFSHHKDIATVLVEHIQPKDPANGLQYQKTLLGAVLSISCLLKTPGVVEGHGYFLNPSRSSAQETKVQEANIHQFMGQFHDKLHQILKNLLQRSDETRHLLLTWLGSCLQANAGRAKIWANQMPEIFFQMYASDAFFLNLGAALLKLCQPFCRPRSAKLLTFNPTYCALKELSEEERRNRNVHATGLDKETCLIPVPPQQLVESAQSYSLLTENLVLTQLTLHLGFHRLHEQMVKMNQSLHRLQVTWQEAQRTGNPMSEQLLEQFERLMIVYLSTKAATTQPAMLQCCLNLQASTAALLVQLGLGNQGPEHVALSFPLPSLQNTVLCYVPEFFAENLGDFFIFLRRFADDVLETSAESLEQILNFITVFMGNVERMKNPHLRAKLAEVLEAVMPHMEPVAPGAAQPIVFQRERVFCSYRHAPQLAEALIAVFVDIEFTGDPHQFEQKFNYRRPMYPILKYMWGKDNYRESVKHLAHYASENLEAMNPPLFLRFLNLLMNDAIFLLDEAIQYLSKIKVLQLERDRGEWEGLAPDARREKESSLQMFGQLGRFHNIMSNETIGTLAFLTSEIKGIFVHPFLAERIISMLNYFLQHLVGPKMGALKVKDFSEFDFKPQQLVSDICTIYLNLGDEENFCATVPKDGRSYSPTLFSQTVRVLKKINKPGDMIVAFELIAVKIKSHADRQQQEEETYADAPDEFLDPIMSTLMLDPVLLPSSNVTVDRSTIARHLLSDQTDPFNRSPLTMDQIRPNEELKQQILQWLDKHKQERLQLGPSG, translated from the exons ATGACTGACCAGGGCAACAACAACCAGAATATCTCCTGCAATCCCTTCGCTGCCCTCTTCAGCTCACTGGCTGATGCCAAGCAATTTGCATCAGgccagaaagcagagcagtccGCTGAACCACCAC TGGAGGACTCAGGAGAGAGCCAGTCCGAGTCGGAAAACTCTGTGTCAGACAGCGTCGATGACAATGACGACTCTGTGGCAGAGATCAGCCGCTCCTTCCGGTCCCGGCAGGAGCTGTGTGAACAGCTCAATGTCAATCACATGATCCAGCGAATATTTCTCATTACTCTGGACAACA GTGACCCCAGTATGAGAGGAGGTAATGGGATCCCCCCTCGCTGTGTTTACCTGGAGGAGATGGCTGCTGATCTGGATGGACAGGACTGGCTGGACATGGACAACATAGAACAG GCTCTGTTTAACCGTCTGCTGATACTCGAGCCAGGAAACCACCTCATCTACATGACGTCATGCAGCGCTGTTAACCTGTCTGCTGACCGTGATGCTGGAGAGAAGTGTGCCATTCCTTACCTCTTTGCTTGTTACCAGAGGGCCAAAGAAGAG GTGACGAAGGTACCAGATAAGTTACTGCCGTTTGCCGTTCGCTGTAAGAACCTAACAGTTTCCAACACACGGACGGTTCTGCTCACCCCAGAGATCTACGTCAGCCAGAATATCTACGAACAGCTTCTGGACCTGTTGCTCGAAGGTTTCAGTGGAGCAC AGCCAGAGGAGGTGGTTGAGTTTGTGGAGGAGGCCATTGCTGGCCTGCTCTCCGACCAGGAGGTGCGTACCTTCGAGGAGGTGATAGTACCAGTGTTTGATATTTTCCAGGGACGTGTCAAAGACTTGGATCTGTGCCAGCCTGTCCTCTACTCCTACCTGGATGTCCTGCTCTATTTCAGCCACCATAAAGATATTGCCACG GTATTGGTGGAACACATTCAGCCTAAAGACCCAGCTAATGGTTTGCAGTACCAGAAGACCTTACTGGGAGCAGTGTTGAGTATCTCCTGCTTGTTGAAAACCCCAGGTGTGGTGGAGGGACATGGCTACTTCCTGAACCCCTCCCGCTCCAGCGCCCAGGAGACAAAGGTCCAGGAGGCCAACATCCACCAG TTTATGGGTCAGTTTCATGACAAGCTGCACCAGATCTTGAAAAACTTGCTCCAGCGGTCTGATGAGACACGCCACTTGCTGCTCACGTGGTTGGGCAGCTGTCTGCAGGCGAACGCTGGCCGGGCCAAGATATGGGCCAATCAGATGCCAGAGATCTTCTTCCAGATGTATGCTTCAGATGCATTCTTTTTAAACTTGGGTGCAGCACTACTGAAGCTGTGCCAGCCCTTCTGCAGGCCGCGATCGGCCAAACTGCTCACCTTCAACCCTACCTATTGCGCCCTCAAAGAGCTGAGCGAAGAAGAGAGACGCAACCGTAATGTGCACGCAACAG GTCTCGACAAGGAAACCTGTCTGATCCCTGTGCCCCCTCAGCAGCTAGTGGAGTCTGCACAATCCTACAGCCTGCTGACTGAAAACCTCGTCCTCACACAACTCACCCTGCATCTTGGCTTCCACAG ACTCCATGAGCAGATGGTGAAGATGAACCAGTCTCTCCACCGGCTCCAGGTGACGTGGCAGGAGGCCCAGCGAACGGGCAACCCAATGTCGGAGCAGCTCCTGGAGCAGTTTGAGCGTCTGATGATTGTTTACCTGTCAACCAAAGCTGCCACCACGCAGCCTGCCATGCTGCAATGCTGCCTTAACCTTCAAGCTTCCACGGCTGCTCTGTTGGTTCAGCTTGGTTTGGGGAACCAGGGCCCTGAACATGTAGCACTCAGTTTTCCCCTGCCCTCCCTACAGAATACTGTGCTCTGCTATGTACCAG AGTTTTTTGCAGAGAACTTGGGAGATTTTTTCATCTTCCTGCGTCGATTCGCAGACGATGTTTTGGAGACTTCTGCGGAAAGTCTGGAGCAGATTCTTAACTTCATCACTGTCTTCATGGGCAACGTAGAGAG GATGAAGAACCCTCATTTAAGAGCAAAGCTTGCAGAGGTCTTAGAGGCGGTGATGCCCCACATGGAGCCGGTAGCTCCTGGTGCTGCTCAGCCAATTGTGTTCCAGCGAGAGAGAGTCTTCTGCTCCTATAGGCATGCACCTCAGTTGGCTGAGGCCCTCATTGCTGTGTTTGTAGACATTGAATTCACAG gtGATCCTCATCAGTTTGAACAGAAATTCAACTATAGAAGACCCATGTATCCAATTCTCAAGTACATGTGGGGTAAAGATAACTACAGAGAGAGTGTCAAG CATTTGGCGCACTATGCATCTGAGAACCTGGAGGCCATGAATCCCCCTCTGTTTCTCAGGTTCCTCAACTTACTGATGAATGATGCCATCTTCCTACTGGATGAGGCTATTCAG TACCTGAGTAAAATCAAGGTTCTGCAGTTGGAGCGGGATCGAGGGGAGTGGGAAGGCCTGGCCCCCGATGCTCGAAGAGAGAAGGAGTCAAGCCTGCAGATGTTTGGACAGCTGGGACGCTTCCACAACATCATGTCTAATGAGACCATCGGCACACTGGCCTTCCTCACCTCAG AGATCAAGGGGATCTTTGTGCACCCCTTCCTGGCTGAGAGGATAATCTCCATGCTGAATTACTTCCTGCAGCACCTGGTGGGTCCTAAGATGGGTGCCCTTAAAGTCAAAGACTTCAGTGAGTTTGACTTCAAGCCCCAGCAGCTTGTTTCTGACATCTGCACCATCTACCTGAATCTGGG TGATGAGGAGAATTTCTGTGCTACTGTCCCAAAGGATGGACGATCCTACTCTCCTACCCTCTTCTCTCAAACAGTTAGGGTACTGAAGAAGATAAACAAGCCTGGGGACATGATTGTGGCTTTTGAACTcattgctgttaaaataaag TCCCATGCAGATAGACAGCAACAGGAAGAGGAGACGTATGCAGATGCCCCAGATGAGTTCTTGGATCCCATCATGTCTACTCTGATGCTCGATCCTGTTCTTCTCCCTTCCTCAAATGTCACAGTTGACCGCTCAACTATAGCAAGGCATCTCCTCAG TGACCAGACAGACCCTTTCAACCGCAGTCCCCTAACCATGGACCAGATCAGGCCAAATGAGGAACTCAAACAGCAGATCTTACAGTGGCTGGATAAGCATAAGCAGGAGAGGCTGCAGCTGGGACCCAGTGGCTAG